In Falco cherrug isolate bFalChe1 chromosome 5, bFalChe1.pri, whole genome shotgun sequence, one DNA window encodes the following:
- the KMT2E gene encoding inactive histone-lysine N-methyltransferase 2E isoform X4, whose amino-acid sequence MGIDRQHIPDIYLCERCQPRSLDKERAVLLQRRKRENMSDGDTSATESGDEVPVELYTAFQHTPTTITLTPTRVTKVNDKKRKKSGEKEQNIAKCKKAFREGSRKSSRVKGSAPEIDPTDSSNFGWETKIKAWMDRYEEANNNQYSEGVQREAQKIALRLGNGNDKKDVSTSNLIFKPPVESYVQKNKKILKAAKDLPPDALIIEYRGKFMLREQFEANGYFFKRPYPFVLFYSKFHGLEMCVDARTFGNEARFIRRSCTPNAEVRHVIEDGTIHLYIYSIHNIPKGAEITIAFDFDYGNCKYKVDCACLKENPECPVLRRSEPTENINTGYETRRKKGKKEKDTSREKETQNQNITLDCEGAATKMKIADNKQRKLSPLRLSISNNQEPDFIDDIEEKTPISNEVEMESEEQIAERKRKMTREERKMEAILQAFARLEKREKRREQALERISTAKTEVKSECKEAQILNDTEFIQEPAKEETATKPTPAKVNRAKQRKSFSRSRTHIGQQRRRHRTVSMCSDIQPSSPDVEVTSQHHETENAALVAEPETETVVTEMVTETEAPALSKCPTKYPKTKKHLVSEWLSEKSDKTGKPTDSLSERPLRITTDPEVLATQLNSLPGLTYSPHVYSTPKHYIRFTSPFLSEKRRKKEPVENITGSCKKRWLKQALEEENSTIIDRFNSPSQERSRSPAINGENKSPLLLNDSCSLTDLTTPLKKRRLYQLLESAFSETSTPTPSPYATPTHADITVSEASLFATPPRIKPEDEACRNGYKPIYSPVTPVTPCIHGNTMHFENISSPDSSPEIKRRAYSQEGYDRASILALNSFRNSNLTEMGLQEIKTIGYSSPRNRTDVTRQCTGEMESVSDLQQLGLEVIEQSALHKNLEAPTHDRTDSNSQLETAHCGRGTIYSSWVKSPDRTGVNFSMNSNLRDLTPSHQLEVGGGFRINESKCLIQDDARGMFMEASVFCTSEDGISSGFGRTVNNDNLMDGNCTPQNPPQKKKVSLLEYRKRQREARKSGSKTENFPLVTVSPHAAGGGNISNNGANDGFNNSGENGEQTDTAASLPLPLPTTVYNAAPEDNSNNCAIKESSSSEKNEPEVQWTASTSVEQVRERSYQRALLLSDHRKDKDSGGESPCSPCLPSPPSSHSNLISQLQLKVPSFPEFMKEPDSENPEPTSECPSPDTSQRTCKSPSKASKPSSPSPVVSTQSLGKTPTKPDSHWETAANAPEAECANHPKSELQQKQLTNNVQALSKNHPSQSHLRSSAEQLSHSQKLPSAPLKLHCPPSPHVENPPKSSTPHAPVQHGYLSPKPHSQQLGSPYRPHHPQSPQVGTPQRETHRNFYPAAATLPPGNQQQPSGPLFTQPTSGQSSASYSQFNQQNLNSNAPPPPPPPPPSSTYYQSQQPSGNFQSYSQLKGSIPQQTVFSSGPNQALPGTAGQQTVPGHHVTAGHFLPSQNPSIHHQASASAAPPPPPPPPAPGPHLVQQQSTHQQHSVAHVVGPVHAMAVAPGSHIHSQAAGHHLPPPPPPPGPLPHHQPPHPSAGHQGLQAQHQHVVNSAPPPPPPPPSTVIGSGHHPASAQGLHHPSHQGPPHFPSAAHASVSSYSSQAPHHTTLGPGPQHQPAGTGPHCPLPGQGPHLQPQGPNSIATPTASGFCPHPGSVTLPHGVQGQQQASPVPGQIPIHRAQVPPTFQNNYHGSGWH is encoded by the exons GGCTCTGCTCCAGAGATTGATCCTACTGACAGTTCAAACTTCGGATGGGAAACTAAAATCAAGGCGTGGATGGATCGTTATGAAGAAGCAAATAATAACCAGTACAGTGAGGGTGTCCAGAGGGAGGCACAAAAAATAGCTCTGAGATTAGGCAatggaaatgacaaaaaagatgTCAGCACCAGCAATCTGATTTTCAAGCCTCCAGTAGAG AGTTACGTgcaaaaaaacaagaaaattttaaaagccgCCAAAGACTTGCCTCCTGATGCACTTATTATTGAATACAGAGGGAAGTTCATGCTGAGAGAACAATTCGAAGCTAATGgatatttctttaaaag GCCATAcccatttgttttgttttactccAAATTCCATGGGCTAGAAATGTGTGTTGATGCAAGGACTTTTGGAAATGAAGCTCGATTCATCAGGCGTTCATGTACGCCAAATGCAGAG GTGAGGCACGTAATTGAAGATGGAACAATTCATCTTTATATTTACTCCATCCATAACATTCCAAAGGGAGCAGAGATTACTATAGCATTTGATTTTGATTATGGAAATTG TAAATACAAAGTGGATTGTGCTTGCCTCAAAGAAAATCCTGAATGTCCAGTTCTCAGACGTTCGGAGCCTACAGAAAACATCAACACTGGATAtgaaaccagaaggaaaaagggcaagaaggagaaagatacttcaagagaaaaagagactCAAAATCAGAACATCACATTGGACTGTGAGGGAGCAGCcaccaaaatgaaaattgcaGATAATAAACAGAGGAAGCTCTCTCCCCTCAGGCTGTCCATTTCTAATAATCAG gaGCCAGACTTTATTGATgatatagaagaaaaaactcCCATTAGCAATGAAGTAGAAATGGAATCAGAGGAGCAgattgcagaaaggaaaaggaagatg ACAAGAGAAGAACGGAAAATGGAAGCTATCCTGCAAGCTTTTGCCAGActagaaaaaagagaaaagagaagagaacagGCTTTGGAAAGAATCAGCACAGCAAAAACTGAGGTTAAATCAGAATGCAAGGAAGCACAGATTCTCAATGACACTGAATTTATTCAG GAACcagcaaaagaagaaactgcCACCAAGCCTACCCCAGCCAAAGTTAATAGAGCtaaacagaggaaaagcttCTCACGGAGTAGAACTCACATTGGGCAGCAGCGTAGACGACACAGAACTGTCAGCATGTGTTCAGATATCCAGCCATCTTCTCCTGACGTGGAAGTAACTTCACAACATCATGAAACTGAGAATGCTGCACTGGTAGCTGAGCCTGAAACAGAAACTGTTGTTACAGAAATGGTTACTGAAACAGAAGCTCCAGCACTTAGTAAATGCCCTACTAAGTATCCTAAAACAAAGAAG CACTTGGTCAGTGAATGGTTAAGTGAAAAGAGTGATAAAACAGGGAAGCCTACAGACAGTCTATCAGAAAGGCCTCTACGCATAACTACAGACCCTGAAGTTCTGGCTACTCAACTGAATTCTTTACCAGGTCTCACTTACAGTCCACATGTATATTCAACTCCAAAGCACTATATTCGTTTTACTTCACCattcctttcagaaaagaggaggaaaaaagaacctGTGGAAAACATTACTGGCTCTTGTAAGAAG CGTTGGTTGAAGCAggctttggaagaagaaaattcaacaATAATTGATAGATTTAATTCACCATCACAAGAGAGATCTAGAAGTCCAGCCATCAATGGTGAAAATAAAAGTCCTTTATTACTGAACGACAGCTGTTCCTTAACAG ATCTAACCACACCACTAAAAAAACGAAGACTGTATCAGCTGTTGGAGTCTGCATTCTCAGAAACCTCCACACCAACTCCTTCTCCATATGCCACACCGACTCATGCTGACATCACTGTCTCCGAGGCATCATTGTTTGCTACTCCACCTAGGATAAAACCAGAAGATGAAGCTTGTAGAAATGGTTACAAACCCATATATTCACCAGTTACTCCTGTAACTCCGTGTATACATGGAAATACCATGCACTTTGAG AATATTTCCTCACCTGACAGTTCCCCAGAAATAAAAAGGCGAGCTTACAGTCAAGAG GGGTATGACAGAGCATCGATTCTAGCACTGAATTCTTTCAGAAATTCCAACCTGACAGAAATGGGCCTGCAAGAAATAAAGACTATTGGATATTCCAGTCCAAGGAATAGGACTGATGTCACACGGCAGTGCACTGGAGAAATGGAATCTGTATCAgacctccagcagctgggactCGAAGTAATTGAGCAAAGTGCACTGCATAAAAACCTGGAAGCCCCCACACATGATAGGACTGATTCAAACAGCCAATTAGAAACTGCTCATTGTGGCCGGGGCACAATTTATTCTTCCTGGGTAAAAAGTCCCGACAGGACAGGTGTAAATTTCTCAATGAATTCTAATTTGAGGGACTTGACCCCTTCACATCAGTTGGAGGTAGGAGGTGGATTCAGAATAAACGAGTCAAAGTGCCTGATTCAAGACGATGCTAGAGGCATGTTCATGGAAGCATCTGTTTTTTGTACTTCAGAAGATGGAATTTCATCTGGCTTTGGAAGGACTGTCAATAACGACAACTTGATGGATGGAAATTGCACACCCCAGAATcctccacaaaagaaaaag gTATCTTTATTAGAATACCGTAAGAGACAACGAGAAGCTAGAAAAAGCGGctcaaagacagaaaacttCCCTCTGGTTACTGTATCTCCTCATGCTGCTGGTGGAGGAAATATTAGTAACAACGGTGCTAATGATGGGTTTAACAACAGTGGTGAAAACGGGGAGCAAACTGATACCGCTGCAAGCCTACCTTTACCACTGCCAACTACTGTTTATAATGCAGCCCCAGAAGACAACAGCAACAACTGTGCAATTAAAGAATCTTCTTCCAGCGAAAAGAATGAACCAGAAGTTCAGTG GACTGCATCAACCTCTGTGGAACAAGTGAGAGAACGAAGTTATCAGAGGGCTTTACTTCTCAGTGATCACAGGAAAGACAAAGACAGTG ggggagaatcaccttgTAGCCCATGTTTACCGTCTCCACCTTCATCTCATTCAAATCTCATTTCCCAGTTGCAGCTTAAGGTCCCTTCTTTCCCTGAATTTATGAAAG AACCTGATTCGGAAAATCCAGAGCCTACTTCTGAATGTCCGTCCCCAGATACTTCGCAAAGGACGTGTAAGAGTCCATCAAAAGCAAGCAAG cCCTCTTCACCGAGTCCTGTAGTTTCAACGCAGTCACTTGGGAAAACACCCACAAAACCGGATTCGCACTGGGAAACTGCAGCTAATGCACCCGAGGCCGAATGTGCGAACCATCCAAAATCCGAGCTGCAACAAAAACAGCTGACAAACAACGTCCAAGCACTTTCAAAAAACCATCCATCTCAATCACACCTGCGCAGTTCTGCTGAGCAACTTTCACATTCACAGAAGTTGCCTTCTGCACCTTTGAAGCTGCATTGCCCCCCTTCACCTCACGTCGAAAATCCTCCCAAGTCCTCTACGCCCCACGCGCCCGTGCAGCATGGTTATCTTTCACCAAAGCCTCACTCGCAGCAGCTGGGATCTCCGTACAGACCTCATCATCCACAGTCACCTCAAGTTGGAACGCCCCAGAGGGAAACACACCGCAACTTCTATCCGGCGGCAGCAACCCTTCCGCCTGGGAATCAGCAGCAGCCTAGCGGACCCCTGTTTACTCAGCCAACTTCAGGACAATCTTCAGCTTCTTACAGCCAGTTTAACCAACAAAATTTGAACAGCAATGCACcacctcccccgccccccccacccccttcttcTACGTACTATCAAAGCCAGCAGCCCTCTGGAAACTTTCAGAGTTACAGTCAGCTGAAGGGCAGCATCCCCCAACAGACTGTCTTTTCATCTGGACCAAATCAAGCACTTCCCGGCACTGCGGGTCAGCAGACGGTGCCGGGACACCACGTAACGGCAGGGCATTTTTTGCCTTCTCAGAACCCCAGTATTCATCACCAGGCATCAGCGTCTGCcgctccacctcctcctccgccACCACCTGCTCCAGGCCCTCACCTTGTACAGCAGCAAAGTACCCATCAGCAGCACTCCGTAGCACACGTCGTCGGTCCAGTTCATGCCATGGCAGTAGCGCCTGGATCGCACATTCATTCTCAGGCTGCTGGTCACCATTTGCCACCGCCGCCTCCGCCACCAGGTCCTCTCCCCCACCACCAACCTCCCCATCCTTCAGCGGGACACCAAGGTTTGCAAGCACAACACCAGCATGTTGTAAACTCTGCacctccccctcctccaccccccccctccactGTTATAGGCTCGGGGCATCACCCAGCATCAGCACAAGGGTTACACCACCCATCTCATCAAGGACCCCCCCATTTTCCTTCAGCCGCTCACGCGAGCGTGTCCTCTTATTCCTCACAAGCCCCACATCACACAACGTTAGGACCTGGACCTCAACATCAGCCTGCTGGAACAGGACCTCATTGTCCACTCCCCGGTCAGGGTCCTCACCTCCAACCTCAAGGACCAAACAGTATTGCAACACCCACTGCTTCGGGGTTCTGCCCTCACCCCGGCTCCGTAACCCTTCCCCACGGAgtgcaagggcagcagcaggcgtCCCCTGTGCCTGGACAGATCCCCATTCACAGAGCACAGGTGCCGCCCACTTTTCAGAACAATTACCATGGTTCAGGGTGGCATTAG
- the KMT2E gene encoding inactive histone-lysine N-methyltransferase 2E isoform X5 — MGIDRQHIPDIYLCERCQPRSLDKERAVLLQRRKRENMSDGDTSATESGDEVPVELYTAFQHTPTTITLTPTRVTKVNDKKRKKSGEKEQNIAKCKKAFREGSRKSSRVKGSAPEIDPTDSSNFGWETKIKAWMDRYEEANNNQYSEGVQREAQKIALRLGNGNDKKDVSTSNLIFKPPVESYVQKNKKILKAAKDLPPDALIIEYRGKFMLREQFEANGYFFKRPYPFVLFYSKFHGLEMCVDARTFGNEARFIRRSCTPNAEVRHVIEDGTIHLYIYSIHNIPKGAEITIAFDFDYGNCKYKVDCACLKENPECPVLRRSEPTENINTGYETRRKKGKKEKDTSREKETQNQNITLDCEGAATKMKIADNKQRKLSPLRLSISNNQEPDFIDDIEEKTPISNEVEMESEEQIAERKRKMTREERKMEAILQAFARLEKREKRREQALERISTAKTEVKSECKEAQILNDTEFIQEPAKEETATKPTPAKVNRAKQRKSFSRSRTHIGQQRRRHRTVSMCSDIQPSSPDVEVTSQHHETENAALVAEPETETVVTEMVTETEAPALSKCPTKYPKTKKHLVSEWLSEKSDKTGKPTDSLSERPLRITTDPEVLATQLNSLPGLTYSPHVYSTPKHYIRFTSPFLSEKRRKKEPVENITGSCKKRWLKQALEEENSTIIDRFNSPSQERSRSPAINGENKSPLLLNDSCSLTDLTTPLKKRRLYQLLESAFSETSTPTPSPYATPTHADITVSEASLFATPPRIKPEDEACRNGYKPIYSPVTPVTPCIHGNTMHFENISSPDSSPEIKRRAYSQEGYDRASILALNSFRNSNLTEMGLQEIKTIGYSSPRNRTDVTRQCTGEMESVSDLQQLGLEVIEQSALHKNLEAPTHDRTDSNSQLETAHCGRGTIYSSWVKSPDRTGVNFSMNSNLRDLTPSHQLEVGGGFRINESKCLIQDDARGMFMEASVFCTSEDGISSGFGRTVNNDNLMDGNCTPQNPPQKKKVSLLEYRKRQREARKSGSKTENFPLVTVSPHAAGGGNISNNGANDGFNNSGENGEQTDTAASLPLPLPTTVYNAAPEDNSNNCAIKESSSSEKNEPEVQWTASTSVEQVRERSYQRALLLSDHRKDKDSEPDSENPEPTSECPSPDTSQRTCKSPSKASKPSSPSPVVSTQSLGKTPTKPDSHWETAANAPEAECANHPKSELQQKQLTNNVQALSKNHPSQSHLRSSAEQLSHSQKLPSAPLKLHCPPSPHVENPPKSSTPHAPVQHGYLSPKPHSQQLGSPYRPHHPQSPQVGTPQRETHRNFYPAAATLPPGNQQQPSGPLFTQPTSGQSSASYSQFNQQNLNSNAPPPPPPPPPSSTYYQSQQPSGNFQSYSQLKGSIPQQTVFSSGPNQALPGTAGQQTVPGHHVTAGHFLPSQNPSIHHQASASAAPPPPPPPPAPGPHLVQQQSTHQQHSVAHVVGPVHAMAVAPGSHIHSQAAGHHLPPPPPPPGPLPHHQPPHPSAGHQGLQAQHQHVVNSAPPPPPPPPSTVIGSGHHPASAQGLHHPSHQGPPHFPSAAHASVSSYSSQAPHHTTLGPGPQHQPAGTGPHCPLPGQGPHLQPQGPNSIATPTASGFCPHPGSVTLPHGVQGQQQASPVPGQIPIHRAQVPPTFQNNYHGSGWH, encoded by the exons GGCTCTGCTCCAGAGATTGATCCTACTGACAGTTCAAACTTCGGATGGGAAACTAAAATCAAGGCGTGGATGGATCGTTATGAAGAAGCAAATAATAACCAGTACAGTGAGGGTGTCCAGAGGGAGGCACAAAAAATAGCTCTGAGATTAGGCAatggaaatgacaaaaaagatgTCAGCACCAGCAATCTGATTTTCAAGCCTCCAGTAGAG AGTTACGTgcaaaaaaacaagaaaattttaaaagccgCCAAAGACTTGCCTCCTGATGCACTTATTATTGAATACAGAGGGAAGTTCATGCTGAGAGAACAATTCGAAGCTAATGgatatttctttaaaag GCCATAcccatttgttttgttttactccAAATTCCATGGGCTAGAAATGTGTGTTGATGCAAGGACTTTTGGAAATGAAGCTCGATTCATCAGGCGTTCATGTACGCCAAATGCAGAG GTGAGGCACGTAATTGAAGATGGAACAATTCATCTTTATATTTACTCCATCCATAACATTCCAAAGGGAGCAGAGATTACTATAGCATTTGATTTTGATTATGGAAATTG TAAATACAAAGTGGATTGTGCTTGCCTCAAAGAAAATCCTGAATGTCCAGTTCTCAGACGTTCGGAGCCTACAGAAAACATCAACACTGGATAtgaaaccagaaggaaaaagggcaagaaggagaaagatacttcaagagaaaaagagactCAAAATCAGAACATCACATTGGACTGTGAGGGAGCAGCcaccaaaatgaaaattgcaGATAATAAACAGAGGAAGCTCTCTCCCCTCAGGCTGTCCATTTCTAATAATCAG gaGCCAGACTTTATTGATgatatagaagaaaaaactcCCATTAGCAATGAAGTAGAAATGGAATCAGAGGAGCAgattgcagaaaggaaaaggaagatg ACAAGAGAAGAACGGAAAATGGAAGCTATCCTGCAAGCTTTTGCCAGActagaaaaaagagaaaagagaagagaacagGCTTTGGAAAGAATCAGCACAGCAAAAACTGAGGTTAAATCAGAATGCAAGGAAGCACAGATTCTCAATGACACTGAATTTATTCAG GAACcagcaaaagaagaaactgcCACCAAGCCTACCCCAGCCAAAGTTAATAGAGCtaaacagaggaaaagcttCTCACGGAGTAGAACTCACATTGGGCAGCAGCGTAGACGACACAGAACTGTCAGCATGTGTTCAGATATCCAGCCATCTTCTCCTGACGTGGAAGTAACTTCACAACATCATGAAACTGAGAATGCTGCACTGGTAGCTGAGCCTGAAACAGAAACTGTTGTTACAGAAATGGTTACTGAAACAGAAGCTCCAGCACTTAGTAAATGCCCTACTAAGTATCCTAAAACAAAGAAG CACTTGGTCAGTGAATGGTTAAGTGAAAAGAGTGATAAAACAGGGAAGCCTACAGACAGTCTATCAGAAAGGCCTCTACGCATAACTACAGACCCTGAAGTTCTGGCTACTCAACTGAATTCTTTACCAGGTCTCACTTACAGTCCACATGTATATTCAACTCCAAAGCACTATATTCGTTTTACTTCACCattcctttcagaaaagaggaggaaaaaagaacctGTGGAAAACATTACTGGCTCTTGTAAGAAG CGTTGGTTGAAGCAggctttggaagaagaaaattcaacaATAATTGATAGATTTAATTCACCATCACAAGAGAGATCTAGAAGTCCAGCCATCAATGGTGAAAATAAAAGTCCTTTATTACTGAACGACAGCTGTTCCTTAACAG ATCTAACCACACCACTAAAAAAACGAAGACTGTATCAGCTGTTGGAGTCTGCATTCTCAGAAACCTCCACACCAACTCCTTCTCCATATGCCACACCGACTCATGCTGACATCACTGTCTCCGAGGCATCATTGTTTGCTACTCCACCTAGGATAAAACCAGAAGATGAAGCTTGTAGAAATGGTTACAAACCCATATATTCACCAGTTACTCCTGTAACTCCGTGTATACATGGAAATACCATGCACTTTGAG AATATTTCCTCACCTGACAGTTCCCCAGAAATAAAAAGGCGAGCTTACAGTCAAGAG GGGTATGACAGAGCATCGATTCTAGCACTGAATTCTTTCAGAAATTCCAACCTGACAGAAATGGGCCTGCAAGAAATAAAGACTATTGGATATTCCAGTCCAAGGAATAGGACTGATGTCACACGGCAGTGCACTGGAGAAATGGAATCTGTATCAgacctccagcagctgggactCGAAGTAATTGAGCAAAGTGCACTGCATAAAAACCTGGAAGCCCCCACACATGATAGGACTGATTCAAACAGCCAATTAGAAACTGCTCATTGTGGCCGGGGCACAATTTATTCTTCCTGGGTAAAAAGTCCCGACAGGACAGGTGTAAATTTCTCAATGAATTCTAATTTGAGGGACTTGACCCCTTCACATCAGTTGGAGGTAGGAGGTGGATTCAGAATAAACGAGTCAAAGTGCCTGATTCAAGACGATGCTAGAGGCATGTTCATGGAAGCATCTGTTTTTTGTACTTCAGAAGATGGAATTTCATCTGGCTTTGGAAGGACTGTCAATAACGACAACTTGATGGATGGAAATTGCACACCCCAGAATcctccacaaaagaaaaag gTATCTTTATTAGAATACCGTAAGAGACAACGAGAAGCTAGAAAAAGCGGctcaaagacagaaaacttCCCTCTGGTTACTGTATCTCCTCATGCTGCTGGTGGAGGAAATATTAGTAACAACGGTGCTAATGATGGGTTTAACAACAGTGGTGAAAACGGGGAGCAAACTGATACCGCTGCAAGCCTACCTTTACCACTGCCAACTACTGTTTATAATGCAGCCCCAGAAGACAACAGCAACAACTGTGCAATTAAAGAATCTTCTTCCAGCGAAAAGAATGAACCAGAAGTTCAGTG GACTGCATCAACCTCTGTGGAACAAGTGAGAGAACGAAGTTATCAGAGGGCTTTACTTCTCAGTGATCACAGGAAAGACAAAGACAGTG AACCTGATTCGGAAAATCCAGAGCCTACTTCTGAATGTCCGTCCCCAGATACTTCGCAAAGGACGTGTAAGAGTCCATCAAAAGCAAGCAAG cCCTCTTCACCGAGTCCTGTAGTTTCAACGCAGTCACTTGGGAAAACACCCACAAAACCGGATTCGCACTGGGAAACTGCAGCTAATGCACCCGAGGCCGAATGTGCGAACCATCCAAAATCCGAGCTGCAACAAAAACAGCTGACAAACAACGTCCAAGCACTTTCAAAAAACCATCCATCTCAATCACACCTGCGCAGTTCTGCTGAGCAACTTTCACATTCACAGAAGTTGCCTTCTGCACCTTTGAAGCTGCATTGCCCCCCTTCACCTCACGTCGAAAATCCTCCCAAGTCCTCTACGCCCCACGCGCCCGTGCAGCATGGTTATCTTTCACCAAAGCCTCACTCGCAGCAGCTGGGATCTCCGTACAGACCTCATCATCCACAGTCACCTCAAGTTGGAACGCCCCAGAGGGAAACACACCGCAACTTCTATCCGGCGGCAGCAACCCTTCCGCCTGGGAATCAGCAGCAGCCTAGCGGACCCCTGTTTACTCAGCCAACTTCAGGACAATCTTCAGCTTCTTACAGCCAGTTTAACCAACAAAATTTGAACAGCAATGCACcacctcccccgccccccccacccccttcttcTACGTACTATCAAAGCCAGCAGCCCTCTGGAAACTTTCAGAGTTACAGTCAGCTGAAGGGCAGCATCCCCCAACAGACTGTCTTTTCATCTGGACCAAATCAAGCACTTCCCGGCACTGCGGGTCAGCAGACGGTGCCGGGACACCACGTAACGGCAGGGCATTTTTTGCCTTCTCAGAACCCCAGTATTCATCACCAGGCATCAGCGTCTGCcgctccacctcctcctccgccACCACCTGCTCCAGGCCCTCACCTTGTACAGCAGCAAAGTACCCATCAGCAGCACTCCGTAGCACACGTCGTCGGTCCAGTTCATGCCATGGCAGTAGCGCCTGGATCGCACATTCATTCTCAGGCTGCTGGTCACCATTTGCCACCGCCGCCTCCGCCACCAGGTCCTCTCCCCCACCACCAACCTCCCCATCCTTCAGCGGGACACCAAGGTTTGCAAGCACAACACCAGCATGTTGTAAACTCTGCacctccccctcctccaccccccccctccactGTTATAGGCTCGGGGCATCACCCAGCATCAGCACAAGGGTTACACCACCCATCTCATCAAGGACCCCCCCATTTTCCTTCAGCCGCTCACGCGAGCGTGTCCTCTTATTCCTCACAAGCCCCACATCACACAACGTTAGGACCTGGACCTCAACATCAGCCTGCTGGAACAGGACCTCATTGTCCACTCCCCGGTCAGGGTCCTCACCTCCAACCTCAAGGACCAAACAGTATTGCAACACCCACTGCTTCGGGGTTCTGCCCTCACCCCGGCTCCGTAACCCTTCCCCACGGAgtgcaagggcagcagcaggcgtCCCCTGTGCCTGGACAGATCCCCATTCACAGAGCACAGGTGCCGCCCACTTTTCAGAACAATTACCATGGTTCAGGGTGGCATTAG